DNA from Kitasatospora acidiphila:
TGCTGATGGAGGCGCTCAACGAGCTCAGCGCCCGGGTGGCCACCCCCGCGCCGGCCGGCGGCCCCGAGGCCGACCTGCTGACCTTCCTCACCGCGACCTTCGCCATGGCCGAGCACGGCCCCAGCCGCACCGTCCTGCTCGGCCTCACCGCCGACGCCCAGCACGACCCCGGGATCGCCGCCGCCGTCGCCGAGTTGACCGCCCGTCGGCGAGCGCTGCTGCGCGGCCTGCTGGAGCGGCTCGACGGGGAGTGGAACGTGCCCCTGGAGCTGGTGGTCGACATGGTCTTCGGCGCCATGTGGTACCGCATGATCGACCTGCACGACCGGGTGGACGCCACCACGGCCGCCGAACTCTGCCGCGCGGTGGAGAAGTTGATGAGGCGCCAAGCCTAGGAGGACGACGGGCGCGCGGCCCGGACCAGCACCCCGACCAGCACCGACGCCGCCGCCATCAGCCCCGCCACGCACCACATGCCCGCTTCGGCCGCGCCCGCGTACCCGTCGGCCGAGACCCGGGGGCCGAGCACCGCGAAGAAGACGGCACCGACACCGGCCACGCCGATCGCGCCCGAGAACTGCTGGGTCGTGGTGAGCACACCGGAGGCGGCGCCGATCCGCTGCGGGGCGACGGTGGCCAGGACGGCACCCATCAGCGCGGGCAGCGCCAGCCCGTTGCCCAGGCCGGTGAGCGCCAGTGGCAGCGCCAGAGCCGGCGGCGGGACCGCACCGCCCGACAACTGCAGCAGCACGGCGACGACCGCCGCGGCAACGGTGCTGATCAGCGTGCCGGCCACCAGCACCCGATGGCCGTAGCGGGCCGTCAGTCGGCGGCCGAGGAGCGAGGCGGCCATGGTGGCCAGCCCCAGCGGCAGGAACTCCAGACCGGCGGCACGGGAGTCCAGTCCGAGGCCGGACTGCAGCAGCAGGGTGACGGTGAACATCTGGCTGCCGATGGCGGCCAGCATGCAGGCGTTGACCAGCAGGCCGACGGTGAACGACCGCCCGCGGAACAGCGCCAGGTCGAGCAGCGGCTCGCGGCCGGCCCGGGTCAGGCGGCGCTCCCAGGCGATGGTGGCGACCAGCACCGGGAGGGCGGCGGCCAGGCTCAACCAGGTCCACAGCGGCCAGCCCTGCTGGCGGCCGAGCACCAGTGGGACCAGGGCCAGCCCCAGCGCCCCGGAGAGGCCGAGCACGCCGAGCGGATCCAGGCGGGGGCGGGCGGTTGGACGACTGCGCGGCAGCAGGCAGGCGGCGAGCGGCACGGCGACCGCGCCGACCGGCAGGTTGACCAGGAAGATCACCCGCCAGCCGAGGCCCAGCGGGTCGGCCTGGAGCAGCAGTCCGCCGAGCACCTGCCCGGCGATCCCGCCGACCCCGAGGGCCACCCCGAACCAGGAGATGGCCCGCGGCCGCTCCTGGGCCGGGAAGAGCGCGGTGATCAGCGCCAGCACCTGCGGAGCCATCGCGGCGGCCGCCAGGCCCTGGAGCAGTCGGGCGCCGACCAGTTGGCCCGGGGATCCGGCCACCCCGCAGAGCAGCGAGGCCGCGGTGAAGGCGGTGATGCCGAGCAGGAACATCCGGCGGTGGCCGAACAGGTCACCGAGCTTGCCGCCGGTGATCAGGCCGGCGGCGTAGCTGAAGCCGTAGCCGCCGACCACCAGCTCCAGGGCCGCCTGCCCGGCGTGCAGGTCGTGGGCCAGCGCGGGGGCGGCGACGTTGACCACCATGTAGTCGAACGAGGCCATGAAGGTGGCCAGCAGGATCACCGGGAGGGTGAGCCAGCGGCGGGCGGGCGGAGCGGCGGTCGCGGCCGGCGCGGTCGGCGCGGTCGGCCGTGCGGTGGTGGTGTGAGCCATCGTCAGGTCCTCCTCCAGTAGCGGGTGGCATGAGCCTCGCTCTGAGCAGGGGGTGAGCGCCTGGGGAGAATGCCTTAGACGGCTCTTCAGATTTCAAGATCATCAGGCTGGTGGCCCGGTTAGGATGCCACGCATGACCAGCCGTACGGGGGCGCCGGGCCTCCTCGCCCGCGACGTCGAGCT
Protein-coding regions in this window:
- a CDS encoding TetR/AcrR family transcriptional regulator, with the protein product MTDGSRGRPRSNEARQAILTAALALAERDGYTAVTMKGIAEAAGVGRATVYRWWPTRAAVLMEALNELSARVATPAPAGGPEADLLTFLTATFAMAEHGPSRTVLLGLTADAQHDPGIAAAVAELTARRRALLRGLLERLDGEWNVPLELVVDMVFGAMWYRMIDLHDRVDATTAAELCRAVEKLMRRQA
- a CDS encoding MFS transporter, giving the protein MAHTTTARPTAPTAPAATAAPPARRWLTLPVILLATFMASFDYMVVNVAAPALAHDLHAGQAALELVVGGYGFSYAAGLITGGKLGDLFGHRRMFLLGITAFTAASLLCGVAGSPGQLVGARLLQGLAAAAMAPQVLALITALFPAQERPRAISWFGVALGVGGIAGQVLGGLLLQADPLGLGWRVIFLVNLPVGAVAVPLAACLLPRSRPTARPRLDPLGVLGLSGALGLALVPLVLGRQQGWPLWTWLSLAAALPVLVATIAWERRLTRAGREPLLDLALFRGRSFTVGLLVNACMLAAIGSQMFTVTLLLQSGLGLDSRAAGLEFLPLGLATMAASLLGRRLTARYGHRVLVAGTLISTVAAAVVAVLLQLSGGAVPPPALALPLALTGLGNGLALPALMGAVLATVAPQRIGAASGVLTTTQQFSGAIGVAGVGAVFFAVLGPRVSADGYAGAAEAGMWCVAGLMAAASVLVGVLVRAARPSSS